A stretch of DNA from Spiroplasma endosymbiont of Nebria brevicollis:
TTTTTAATTTTTTCAAATATTTTTCTTACAATTTTCTATTATCATTATAGATAATTTTCAATTTTATAACACTTATAAAATTAATTTATTTTAAATATTTTTTTTAACACTTATTTATTAATTTTTCTTGATTTATTTTCGAAAAAATCAAAATTTATAGTTCATTTAGTTAAAACTTATTATATAATTTTAAGTATAAACCAGTATCATTTTTAATTTGGTTTGAAAAAAAGTTATAGTAAAAAAATATAACTTTTGAAAACATGAGGAGGAAATCTTTTATGACAAAAGGTAATACTAAAACTAAAGCAGATATTATTAAATTGGTTGCACAAAAGTGTGACATTACTATCATCTCTGCAACTAGTATTATTGATGCTTTTTTTGATGAAGTCAAAAACGAAATTGCTAATGGAGGAAAAATTAATATACCTAAATTTGGTATTTTTGAATCTATTTTACGTTCTTCAAGGATAGGGCGTAATCCCCAAACTGGTGAAACTATTACAATTAATGCTTCTAAGGCACCTAAGTTTAAAGCAAGTTCTGAATTTAAAAAACATGCAAACAAAGTAGAAATTAACATTTAAAACAAAAACTTTAAAAAATCAAGAGAAAATGGATATAAAATTTCTAACTTATGTCCATTTTTTATTATCTCTTGATAAGAAAGATTTTTTTTATTTAATTTTATGGTTTTTAATTGTTCTCAAAAAACTAAAAAATATTCATCATATTGTCAAAAATAAATGATAATAAAACTAATCCCCCCCAAGATTAAAAACATTTTCTAGATAATCCAACTGATGAATTTTAAAATTATTTCAGAGTAGTGTTAAACTTTTAGTACTTTTAGCTTCAAAACATAAGTATTTACCTTTGTAAATACCATGATAGTCAACATTACTTTTTTCCATAAACTTACCATGTTTATTACTCATAGTTAGAGGATTATGTTTAAAAATTAATGCTCGTTTTTCATTATTTATTATTTCAATAGTATAATTAATTATGGCTTCCAAAAACATGCCACGATTTGCATAAAACATAATTATCAACTCCTAATGATAACTAATAAATTGCAAATAACTTTTCTTTTTAATTTACAAATAAAGTGAGGTTTAATTATGAATATTAATAAAAAAGATATAATTAATAAAGAATTTAGTGTTGACTATAAAGGTTATAACGCACAAGAGGTAGACTTATTTTTAGATTTAGTAGCTTCTAATTTTGAATTGTTAGAAGAGTATGTTACTAAACTAAAAAAACAAAATGAAATTTTAGAAGCAGATAATAATAAAATGTTGTTAGAAAATGATAGTTTAAAGACACACCTAGTAATTTTAAAACAACAAAAACAAAAATTAGAAGCAAAAGGTGTAGAGAACATTGATATTATTACTAGATTAAGTAAATTAGAAAGTATTGTACATGAAGAATAAATATGATATAATCTTATCCTAAAAGAATAAAAAATGAGCTAATCGCTGCAGTAATATGTAGAGGAAAGTCCACGCTCGCACTTTCTGTGATGAAAGTAATGTTTGTGTTAGAGGAAACAATAACTCTAAGCAGTAATCCTGACGGCTGACAAGAACCTAAGTTTGAAAAATAAGGTTGGCGTCTATAAAAGTGTCATAGAGACGAGTTTTAGGGAAACCTAAAGTATGGAACGAGGTAAACCCCACAAGCGAGAAACCCAAATTTAGGTAGGGGCATTGGTTTATTGGAATCGAACAATAAACCGAACTATTGGAAACAGTGGTAGATAAATGGTTAGCACTTGCAAATGCAAGAACAGAACGTGGCTTATGATTTTTTTATTCTTTTTTTCTTTTAAAATATTTTATTGAAGGTTTAAAAGATGAATGAACTTATAGAATTAATAGAAAGATTAAATTTTAAAATTAGTTCTTGTGAAAGTATTACGGGTGGTCTTTTTGCCCAAAAATTTACTATTATTGCTGGTGTTTCACAATACTTTAATGGAGGTATTGCAACATACAGTGATGAAGCTAAAATAAATATTGCAAAAATTAAAAAACAAACTATTAAAAAATATGATTCAGTTAGTAAAGAATGTGCATTAGAAATGGCAATTAATAGTCAAAGCATGTTTAAAACAGAAGTTGCTATTAGTTTTTACTGGTAATGCTGACCAAGAACTATGGAAACTAAACTAATTGGTTTAGTTTACGTGGGCATTGTTATAAATGATAAAACTTGATGTGAAACTTTTCAATTTGTTGGTAACAGAAATGAAATTAGAACTCAAGTTGTAGAACAAGCAATAATTATTTTAAAAAAGATTTTATTAAATTTTAAAAAATAAAAAAAGGTATCACCTCGTTTGCACGTTAATTGTTTACGAGGTGATTTTAATGCAAGAAAAAAATTTGCAAACAAATATTAAAAGTAAAGAAGATTTGGTTTCAATAGCCATGAAACAAATTGAAAAAGAATTTGGTAAAGGTGCTATTATGTTATTAAGTGATAGTACTATTACTGATATAGAAGTGATTAGTTCGGGTAGTATGTTATTAGATGATATTTTAGGAATTAAAGGTTTTCCTAAAGGTCGAATTATTGAAATTTATGGTCCTGAATCCGCTGGTAAAACTACATTAGCATTAATGGCTTTAGCACAAGCCCAAAAAATAAATGGTAAAATAGCTTTCATTGATGCTGAACATGCTTTAGACCGTCAGTATAGTCAAAAACTGGGAGTGGATATTAACTGTTTATTAGTATCACAACCAGACTCTGGTGAACAAGCTTTAGAAATCTTAGACATTTTAGTTAAATCGCAAGCATTAGATATGATTGTCGTTGATTCATTAGCAGCATTGGTACCACAAGTGGAACTTGATGGTGATATGACAGAACAAACAATTGGCGCTCAAGTTCGATTAATGTCCAAAGCCTTACGAAAACTAAGTGGTAGTATTGCTAAAACAAATTGTATTGTTATATTTATTAATCAAATTCGTGAAAAAGTTGGTATTATATATGGTAATCCTGAGATAACACCAGGTGGCAAAGCTTTACGGTTCTATAGTAGTATTAGATTAGAAGTACGGAAAGGTGAACAATTATTAAAAAATAGTCAAATCATTGGACATAATAGAAAAATAAAGGTCGTAAAAAATAAAGTAGCACCGCCCTTTAAAACCGCCATTATTGATTTCTATTTTGCGCAGGGATTTTCACAGCAAAGTGAAATTATTGATATTGCCGTTGAGAAGGGAATTATTAATAAATCAGGTGGATGGTATAATTATGGAGAAATAAAATTAGGTCAAGGAAAAGAAAAAGCAAAAGAAAATTTAGAACTAAATACTACACTTTTAAATGAAATTAAGGCACAAATCAATTTTTAATTTTTACAATTAAAACATGTTAAAATTAAGACAGGATAATAATCCTACGTATTTGTGTTGAGATTAGAAAAACTGTTATTATTGAATTTTAATTTTTTCAATTTTAAGGCGTCTTATTTTTCCTTGCTATCAATCAAGGAGAGGATATATTATGAAAATTAGTATAACAACATTATTAATAAGTATAATTAGTGGACAAATGGGAATATACTTGAGTATAATAATAGCGATAACACTGACTATAGGGATAATAGCAGGTGTTTTTATTAGAAAATTTTATTTAAAGAAACAAGAAGAAAAAAGTTTGGATAACATTAAACAGAAGGAAAAAGAAGCACAAAAATTAATTCAAACTACAAAAGCTGATGCTAAAGTTGAAATTGCTAAACTAAGAAAAGATTTATATGCTGAAATTGATTTTCGCAAAGAACAAAATTTAGATTATGAGAAAATATTAAATAAACGTGAGCGCAAGTTAACTGAACGAGAAGAAATAATTGAAACACAAACTCAAAATCTTTATCATCAACGTGAAATTGTTAAAAATATTAAATTAGATTATCATCACAAAATTGATCAAATTATTGTAGAATTAGAAAAAAACTCTGGTATGAGTAAACATGAAGCTAAAGAAGAATTGTTTAAAAAATTAGAAGAACGCTTGTCATTAGAATTTAATAAAATGATTAAAAATCATGAATACAATACTAAACTACAAGCAAAAGAACTTGCTAACAATATCATAAGTGAAGCGATTGAACGTTATGCTAGTAACTTTGTAGTTGATAAATCAGTTGCTTATGTTAAGTTGCCAAATGATGAAATGAAAGGACGGATTATAGGAAAAGAAGACCGTAACATTAAATCATTTGAATTAACTGCTGGTGTTGATATTATTATTGATGACACACCAGAAACTATTCAAATTTCATCTTTTAATCCTATTAGAAGAGAAATTGCCACTAGGGCGTTAGAAGATTTAGTTAAAGATGGACGTATTCATCCCATTAGAATTGAAGAAGTTTTAAAATTTCATGAACAAGAATTAAATGAAAACTTTAAAATTGATGGTAAAAAAATAATTGATGAACTAAAATTAACCAATTTTGAACCAGAATTAGTTAATTATATTGGTCGTTTAAAATATCGTACTAGTTATGGTCAAAATGTTTTATTACATTCCTATGAAGTTGCTAAATTAGCAGGTACTATGGCTGCTGAATTAGGACTAGATATTAATCTAGCTAAACGTGCTGGTTTACTACATGATATTGGAAAAGCAGTTGATTATGAATTAGAAGGTTCACACGTTTATAACGGTGTTATCCTAGCCAAAAAATATGGTGAAGAAGATATTATTATTAATGCTATTCATTCTCACCATGGTGATGTTCCAAAAAATAATATTTATTCTTGTTTAGTGTCAACAGCCGATACATTATCAGCAGCACGACCTGGTGCTCGTAATAATTCATTAGAAGAATTTATTACAAGAATTAAAGAAATTGAAGATTTATGTAAAACGATTAAAGGTGTTGATAAAGCCTATGCTGTGCAAGCAGGACGTCAAATAAGAGTTATTGTTGACCCAAATGTTATTAATGATATTGATGCTCACACATTAGCTCGCACGTTAAAAGAAAAATTACAACGTATTATTACTATTCCTGGTGATATTCATATTACTGTGATTCGTGAAGTTCGTGCTACAGAATTAATTAGTTAAAATTTGAAATATAAATCAAAAATATAAGTTGTTAAGTGCTTATATTTTTAATGTTTAAGATAAATTTAATGTTAAAATTAAATATGTCTTAAAAAAACAAGAGGTGAATAACAAATATGAGTTTTGCTGATATGATGTCGAAAAAAGTCCAAAAAACTTTAGAAAAAAATTTAAGTAAAAAAACATTAACATTGGAGAACATGGAAGATACAATTAAAGAGTTCAGATTAATTTTATTAGAAGCTGACGTTAACTTTCGTGTTGTTAAAACTTTAATTAATGAAATTACTGCTAAAGCCAAAGGTGAGTTTATTAAAGAAGGTTTAGACCAAAAAGAAATGCTAGTTAAAATCATGCATGAAGAATTAACAAAAATTATGGGTGCTAAAAATATTGAACTTAATCTATCTGGTAATCTGGCAGTGATTATGGTTGTGGGTTTACAAGGTTCAGGAAAAACAACAACGATTGCTAAATTGGCTAAGCTAATAACTGATAAATATAAAAAACGATGCTTATTAGTTGCAGGTGATATTTATCGCCCTGCTGCGGTTGAACAATTAAAAGTTTTAGGAAAGAATCTACACATTGAAGTATTTTCATTAGAAAATGAAACACCACAAACAATCGTTAAAAATGCCCAAGCATATGCTGATAAAAATAAATTTGATGTTGTCTTAATTGATACAGCAGGAAGATTACACATTGATGAAAAATTAATGAATGAGTTAGTGGATATTAAAAAAATTACTCAACCACAAGAAATCTTATTAGTTTGTGATGGAATGGCTGGTCAAGATATTATTAATGTTGCCATTGAATTTAATAATGCTATTCCTGTTACAGGAAGCATTATTACTAAATTAGATGGCACAGCCAAAGGTGGTTCTGCCCTTTCGATTGCTTATTTAACTAAAATTCCTGTTAAGTTTTTAGGTATGGGTGAGAAAGTTACTGATTTAGAAACTTTTTATCCTGAGCGAATGGCGGAACGAATTTTAGGTATGGGTGATATTGCCACATTAATGGAAAAAGCTCAAAGTACTGTTTCCTCTCGTGACGTTGAAGAAACTATGAATCGCATGATGTTAGGACAATTTGATTTAAATGATCTTGTTAATCAAATGAAACAAATTAAGAAAATGGGTAAATTAGGTTCATTAGTAAAAATGATTCCAGGTATGTCTGCTAAGATTAGTGAGAATAAGATTAGTGATGCTGAAGCTGATTTAAAAATTGCGGAATACATTATCGCGTCAACAACTGCACAAGAACGTGAAAAACCACAAATCTTACGTTATCCAACTCGTAAAACACGAGTTCTAAAGGGCTCTGGTCGTAGTGAAAAAGAATTAAATAAAGTTTTGAATCAATTTGAAAAAACCAAAAAAGTCATGGATCAAATTGCTGGTCAAATTAAACGTGGTGAAATGCCAAGCATTCCTGGTATGGAAGATCTTATGAAAAAATAATGTTAAAAAATGTTAAAAAAAATAATTTATATAATTTTATAACTTAGTTTCTAACTACATTTTTAATTTAAATATACATATAGACAATAGATATTTAAATTAAAGTCATAAAATATGACAATTGTAAAGACTAACAAATTATAAAAAAGATTTGTTATTTTAAATTAATTTGTTAAAATTTACTCAACTCAAGAAATTTGTTGGAAATTCTTTGATTTTCTTGAGTTTTATAAATATTGTCTTAAAATGGGTTGTATTGAGTTTAAATTAAAAAGAACTAGGAAGTACAAATTTTCTACGCTGACTGCTTAAAAAGTTTGGGCAAATCAGAAGACTTTTTCTTGAGTTTGGTAGTTAAATTAAATTCAGTTAGGAGACAATATTATGAAAGATACATTTGCATCAGTTCGCTTATCTCAAAAACCACAAAATTCATTTTCCTGCTATCGTTGTGGAAGAGTAATTTTAATAGCAGATTACTTAGAAGGCAGAAATATTCAAGTTAACTGTAATCGATGTGGTTTTAAAAAGCGTGTTGAAACTATGAAAATTGAAAAGAAAGAGAACAATATTAAATCAAACTCGAAACATAATGAGTTATTAACTGAGGAAAAAAAATGAAATTCTTAATACCTAAAACCATTAAATTTGTTAAATTACAAATTTGAAGAAATGTTGGTTTAGTTGATTTACTAATTATCTTAATGGTTATTGGATTTGCTTCAATTATAATTTTGCTGTTAAATATTAACATCATTTTAAAGTTATTATCAGTTTCTTTAGTAGCAATTGCAACAATTCCATTAACTTTTTCGTGACAACCACGAAAAAAAGGTTGAGAAATCATTATTTTATGATTTAAATTTCATAGTAAAAGTCGTTATTATAAATCTGATAAAACCTCACAAGCATTAGTACCTTTTAAAAAAATTATTAGCGAAAATGTGATGCAATTAAATGTTAAAAATACCAATTATACGCGGACGTTGTTATTAGAAGGTTTTAATATTACGTTATTATCAAATGAAGAAGCATCTAATAAGATTAAAGATTTAGCTGCTGCTTTTAAAATTGTTAATATTTCTATGTCACTAATAAAAATTGATATGCCGTTAGATATTAGTGCTCAAACTAATTTTTACCAAACACAATTAGAACAAGTGGATTTAGAAAACATTAGCGTTAAAGCCAAAAAAGCACGAAGAGAGCAATTGTTAACATCAATTGCTGTTAATAATGAAATTCAAAATGAAAGTGAAATGACTCAACCATTCTTTTACTTATTTTTTTACAGTTCCAATCAAGACAAACTTCGTGAAGAAGTGAATGCCTTTAAAAATTATATTAGTCGTAGTGGTGTCAAAACTACTGACGTTAATGTTTTGGAAATGATGGTCGTTTATAGAAAACTAATTAATACAAATGAAAATGCTATTTTAAATGACATGTTCACTACTAATTTAGATAAAACTATGAAAAGTAAAGATTTAACTAATGATTTAGCTATCAAAGAATTACTGGTTCATAAAAATAATTTAGAATTTGCTAACTGCTTTCAAACTATTTATAATATATATGATTATCCTTTTGAAGTATCAGCAGTTTGATTAGCTAATCTTGTTACTATTCCTAATTCCAGTTTAATTTTTACTTTTAATAGTATTAGCGAAGAAAGTGCTAAAAAACAATTAAATAAAGCTATGCAAAATTTAGCAACTTTAAATTATATGACCAAATCAGTCTCAGAACGAAGAGATTATGATTATCACTATGAATCACTTAACGAGTTATTAAATCAAATTTCTGGTGGTGGCGAAAAGATTTTTAATACCAATTTATATTTAATGATTTCTGGTTCTAATCGTAAAGATTTGAAAAAGAATATGAGTACAGCAGAATATGAAATTAAAAATAATGGTATGAAATTTGATAAACTATATTATCGGCAGTTAGAAGCATTTTTATCAATTATGCCCGATAGTGCTGACTGATTTAAAATTACTGGTCATGAAATGCCTTGTTTAACGATTGCTGCTAGCTTTCCATTTTTAAATCAAGAATTAAATGATAAACAAGGTTTATTTTTAGGATTTAATGAAAGCGGTAATAAAGTTTTTTTTGACCAACGAACAAAAGGTGGTAATAGAAAGAATCATAATCAATTAATTATCGGAACTAGTGGCTCTGGTAAATCTTATACTTCTAAAAAAGAAGTTAATTATCAAATTATGCTCGGTCATAAAGTGATTGTTATTGACCCAGAGCGTGAATATCGTGATTTATGTAACTATCATGATGGAAGCTGAATTGATGTCGGTGATGGTTCATCAGGAAACATTAACCCCTTTCAAATTACTTTAGCTTTAAGTGACGATGCTAATAATGATAACAATGGTCGTGATATTCTAGCACCCCATATGCAATTTTTAGAACAATTTTTAAATGTTGCTTCTGGTGGCCTAACTCGCAATGAATCAAGTTTACTTATGATTTATGTGCGTTTAATGTATGAAAATGCTGGCATTACAACCAGAACTAAAATTCATTTATTACAACCACATGAATTCCCCATTTTTCAAGACTTATACCATATTATTGAAACTGATATGTTAAAAGAAACTGATATGCGTAATAAAAATGACTTAAAAAATTTATTAATTATTTTATCAAGATTTGTTAGCGGAGGAACCGATTCCAATTTATGAAATGCCCATACTAATCTGAATGATACTAATAGTTTAGTACAAGTTTATGATTTATATACTTTAACACAATCTGGTAATAAACGATTAGTTAATGCCCAAATGTTTTTAATTTTAAAATACATTGAAAATGAAGTGCGAAAAAATAAAAATGATAATGAAATCAACAAAAAAGAACAATGAATTTCCATCACCATTGATGAAGCACATTTATTAATTGATAAAGAATTCCCTGCGGCATTATTATTCATGTACCAAATTGTAAAACGAATTAGAAAGTATACAGGGATGATTAATATTATTACTCAAAATATTAATGATTTTCTAGGTTCTGAGGAAATTAAAAAGTATACAACTGCCATTATTAACTCTAGCCAATATTTGAAAGTTTTAAACCTTCAACCCCATGACTTAGCAGCGCTAAATGAACTGTATGCTTCTTATGGCGGAATTTCTCCTAATGAAACGGACTTTATTGCTCGTGCCAAAGTCGGAGAATGTTTATTTGCTATTTCTAGTTTATATCGTATGTGTTTAACTATTAATGTTAGTATTGGAGAAACTAATGCCATTAAAGGAATTAGTTCTTCGTATGAAGATGAAACTAATAGTATTTTTGAAATTAATGAATAATATTCTTAAATGTTATTTACTTTATTTTAAAATTAACTATAATTAAAGTGTATCAATATTATTTAATATTATTTATAAAATATGAATTTTGACTATTAGTCCTAATTTACTTATTACAAGTAAAATAGGGCTTTTTATAGTTTTACTAAAAAAATTCATGCTTTATAAACAATTTTGATTAATGATACTTTTTATATTTTTTAAAACCAAGGGAGAAGCAAATTATGAATCTTAATTTTTTAGATGGTTTTGACACAGACAAAATTATCACTGCCATAAAACCTTATGTAACAGCAGTAACAGCACTTTTAATTGCTGCTTTAGTTGCTTTTAGTGTTTTCAAAATTGTTATTTTAGCAAAAGATTTAGCTGCTGCAGGTGATGATCCACAAAGAAGAAGTGAGATAAAAAAAGCCTTTATGTATACATTAATTGCCCCAATCATTGGTGTTGCTGCTTCAGGTACGATGATGATTTTTGTCAATGTCTTTAAAGCAGGTAGCGGAAACGTGCTTGCTAATTAGTCTTAAATAAAAATAATTTTATGAAACGAGGTGAGAACGTATGAATTGACTATGAGATGGGCTATTGCATATATTATTACTCCTTCCATGAATGATATTTGTTTCTGGACCATTAGAAATAATTCACTTGCTATTATCACCACATGGTATATTTGACTATTTAACAACTGATGCCTTAACTAATTTAATTTTTGGTAACTTTATAGATGATCCATTTAATACTAAGCATTTGCCGCAATTCTTTTTAGCACTTTCTATTGTTGCTGTCGGTTTAATTGTTATTATGTTTATTATGCAATTAATAATCATTCAATTTACTGAGACCCATACGATACGTGAGAAACTAGGTAAGGCCATTAAAAATACTTTTTTAGCAGTCTTAGTTATTGTGTTTATCCCCTTATTTTTTAGTTTAATTAATTATTTAATAACAGGATTGTTAGTGGTTTTGAAAATTACTGCTGAAGGTAGTTTTACTGATTTAGCAGATAGGTTATGAGGAATTGGTGCCCCTAATGCGCAAAGTGCCAGCCAAGTTGCTGAAGGTTATGGTATGCCACCAGGATCGATAGAAAATTGAAATTTTATTTTAGAACTTGTTGCGATTTGATTTACATTATATGTATTATTTGTTGCGGCCATGACTCTAGTAGAACGAATCATTGATTTAATTCTTTTGTTCTCAATTTCGCCAATTGTTGCTTCTATGATGCCTGTCGACCAAGGAAAAAGGTTAGGTGTTTGAAAAGAAATGGTGATTGGTAAATTTATTATCGGTCCTGGTACCATGTTGCCAATTTACATTTTTATGCAAGTATTACCGGCTGCAGTTGTTGATATTAGTAAAACATTTAACGGTTCTAGTGGTGATATCTGATTAGAAAAACAAATTCTATATGCCTTATTTTGTACAGCAGGTGCTATTAGTTGTTTAAAAACCCAAAAAATCATTAACCATTTAGTAACTCAAAACTTGGGAGTGCAAAGCGCTATTGATTCTAATGGTGCAGGGATTGCTGGCAGTATTGCTGGTAAAGCGCGTGGTTTTGCTAGCCTTGCTTCTGGTGGTGCTGGTGCCTTAAAACTTGGAAAACAAATGCTGGTGGGTGGTGCTAAGGATGGCAAAAATCCTGATGGAAGTACTAATTCTGCCAATGGATTACTGAAAAATGGATTAACTGGTTACATTGGTAAAGGTGGTAAATGAGGTGCTAACATTGCAGGAAGAATTGGAAAGTCCCATGCTGAGGGTACTAAAGCCAAAGACTTTGGAAGTAAACTTGTAAGTCCCATTACAACTCCAGTAAAAAATGTATTGGGTACTCTTAGTAGTGCACGCGATGCATTGAGTAGTTCTTATGGCGAAGGCAGATATGGCGGTCCTAATTATGATCAAATGGACTAAAATCATGTTTTAATAAATGTAACTAGGAGTTTATTATGAAAGCAAAAAACGAATTTAAAAAGAAAAAAAGTTATCGGTTTCGTCGTAATGTCATAATTGGGATCTGCATGCTTATTGTTTGTACAATTGCTGGAGCAATTGCCACTTACGGTTAATATTCAATTTTATTAAAATAGGAGCAAAACATGAAATTTCTACGCACAAAAAAATGAGTCTTACCAACTATCTTATTGATAGTAATACCGTTCTTAGTTGTTATTAATACTTTAGGTATTTATGCTATTATTTTCGTTAGTAGTATGTTTACTGATGCTAAACAAGAACAATCATTTACTTTCGAACATTTAATTCAAGGTGTTAAAAATCATTGATTGATATTTTTAGTTTTATGAGTAATCGAAATTAGTGTTTTATTGTTTTACTTAATGATGCATAAATATAAGATTCACCGCGAAACACATAATAAAAGTCGCTTTCTTCGTGATTCTAAAAATAAAGTTTATGGTTCTGCAGCATGACTAACAACTAATGAAATTGCTAATATTTTCCCCTTATCAAAAACAGTCAAGGATGATTATGGAATTGTTGTGCAAACATCAAAAGCTAAAATTGGTGGTGTCCAATTTAATATTAAGCCTGATGCCCATAACATTGTGATTGGAGGGACTGGTTCTGGTAAAACCCAAAAATTAGTTATTCCTACTTTATATTTAAATGCGCAATCAAAAGTTAAACCATCAATGGTTATTACCGACCCCAAAGGAGAACTATTTCAAAATCATTCTAAGATTTTAAAAGATAATGGTTATGATGTTTACGTTATTAATTTACGTGATACGTCAGTTTCTAATTCTTGAAATCCCTTTGTTAAAGTTTATGATTTCTATGTGGAATCAATGCGCTTAAAAAAAGAAAATAATCCGTTAAACGAATCTATTACTTATGAATCAATGGCGTTATCATGAATTAATGATATTGTTGAAGCATTGTTTCCTGAATCAGACCCAAAACAAAAGTTTTGAAATCAATCAGCGATGCAAGTTGTGAAAGCTATTATGTTATTTATGCTTGAACAATTAGAAGATCAGCCTGACGTGCCATTAAAATACTTTAGCATGTCTAATGCAGCGATTGTAGCTACTAATCGTCAACGTTTCGTTGAAATTCTAAAGAAGATGCCAACTCAAAGTTTGGCGCGTCAAATTGGATTAGGAGTGTTAGAAGGAGCTGAAGAAACTGCAGGTTCAATTAGTCAAATGGTAGCCAATGGATTACGTTTATTTACTGATCCTGTTACTA
This window harbors:
- a CDS encoding HU family DNA-binding protein, translating into MTKGNTKTKADIIKLVAQKCDITIISATSIIDAFFDEVKNEIANGGKINIPKFGIFESILRSSRIGRNPQTGETITINASKAPKFKASSEFKKHANKVEINI
- a CDS encoding DivIVA domain-containing protein; this translates as MNINKKDIINKEFSVDYKGYNAQEVDLFLDLVASNFELLEEYVTKLKKQNEILEADNNKMLLENDSLKTHLVILKQQKQKLEAKGVENIDIITRLSKLESIVHEE
- the rny gene encoding ribonuclease Y, with the translated sequence MKISITTLLISIISGQMGIYLSIIIAITLTIGIIAGVFIRKFYLKKQEEKSLDNIKQKEKEAQKLIQTTKADAKVEIAKLRKDLYAEIDFRKEQNLDYEKILNKRERKLTEREEIIETQTQNLYHQREIVKNIKLDYHHKIDQIIVELEKNSGMSKHEAKEELFKKLEERLSLEFNKMIKNHEYNTKLQAKELANNIISEAIERYASNFVVDKSVAYVKLPNDEMKGRIIGKEDRNIKSFELTAGVDIIIDDTPETIQISSFNPIRREIATRALEDLVKDGRIHPIRIEEVLKFHEQELNENFKIDGKKIIDELKLTNFEPELVNYIGRLKYRTSYGQNVLLHSYEVAKLAGTMAAELGLDINLAKRAGLLHDIGKAVDYELEGSHVYNGVILAKKYGEEDIIINAIHSHHGDVPKNNIYSCLVSTADTLSAARPGARNNSLEEFITRIKEIEDLCKTIKGVDKAYAVQAGRQIRVIVDPNVINDIDAHTLARTLKEKLQRIITIPGDIHITVIREVRATELIS
- the recA gene encoding recombinase RecA, whose protein sequence is MQEKNLQTNIKSKEDLVSIAMKQIEKEFGKGAIMLLSDSTITDIEVISSGSMLLDDILGIKGFPKGRIIEIYGPESAGKTTLALMALAQAQKINGKIAFIDAEHALDRQYSQKLGVDINCLLVSQPDSGEQALEILDILVKSQALDMIVVDSLAALVPQVELDGDMTEQTIGAQVRLMSKALRKLSGSIAKTNCIVIFINQIREKVGIIYGNPEITPGGKALRFYSSIRLEVRKGEQLLKNSQIIGHNRKIKVVKNKVAPPFKTAIIDFYFAQGFSQQSEIIDIAVEKGIINKSGGWYNYGEIKLGQGKEKAKENLELNTTLLNEIKAQINF
- a CDS encoding CinA family protein — its product is METKLIGLVYVGIVINDKTWCETFQFVGNRNEIRTQVVEQAIIILKKILLNFKK
- a CDS encoding nicotinamide-nucleotide amidohydrolase family protein, whose protein sequence is MNELIELIERLNFKISSCESITGGLFAQKFTIIAGVSQYFNGGIATYSDEAKINIAKIKKQTIKKYDSVSKECALEMAINSQSMFKTEVAISFYW
- the ffh gene encoding signal recognition particle protein; the encoded protein is MSFADMMSKKVQKTLEKNLSKKTLTLENMEDTIKEFRLILLEADVNFRVVKTLINEITAKAKGEFIKEGLDQKEMLVKIMHEELTKIMGAKNIELNLSGNLAVIMVVGLQGSGKTTTIAKLAKLITDKYKKRCLLVAGDIYRPAAVEQLKVLGKNLHIEVFSLENETPQTIVKNAQAYADKNKFDVVLIDTAGRLHIDEKLMNELVDIKKITQPQEILLVCDGMAGQDIINVAIEFNNAIPVTGSIITKLDGTAKGGSALSIAYLTKIPVKFLGMGEKVTDLETFYPERMAERILGMGDIATLMEKAQSTVSSRDVEETMNRMMLGQFDLNDLVNQMKQIKKMGKLGSLVKMIPGMSAKISENKISDAEADLKIAEYIIASTTAQEREKPQILRYPTRKTRVLKGSGRSEKELNKVLNQFEKTKKVMDQIAGQIKRGEMPSIPGMEDLMKK
- a CDS encoding Holliday junction resolvase RecU, which encodes MFYANRGMFLEAIINYTIEIINNEKRALIFKHNPLTMSNKHGKFMEKSNVDYHGIYKGKYLCFEAKSTKSLTLLWNNFKIHQLDYLENVFNLGGD